In Luteimonas sp. MC1750, the following proteins share a genomic window:
- a CDS encoding DsbA family oxidoreductase, with amino-acid sequence MRIDIWSDLVCPWCWIGKHRLQRALAILGDDAPAVAVHWHPFLLDPDADATPVPLREAYAAKFGGEARAAELLAQTQATARAEGLPMDFDRGQVRVTTLHGHRLMGLAAREGDAEAVGEALFRAHFAEGRNLADPGVLVAAGAAGGLAEARVRAMLDSDEGVAEVQAALARAQAMGIRAVPTFVVDGQHGIQGAHPPEALAEALRKLAPPPASGDGAACGPDGCEA; translated from the coding sequence ATGCGCATCGACATCTGGTCCGACCTGGTCTGCCCCTGGTGCTGGATCGGCAAGCACCGCCTGCAGCGCGCGCTCGCAATATTGGGCGACGACGCTCCGGCCGTCGCGGTGCACTGGCATCCCTTCCTGCTGGATCCGGACGCCGACGCCACGCCGGTCCCCCTGCGCGAGGCCTATGCCGCCAAGTTCGGCGGCGAGGCGCGCGCCGCGGAGCTCCTGGCGCAGACCCAGGCCACCGCGCGCGCCGAAGGCCTGCCGATGGACTTCGACCGCGGCCAGGTGCGCGTGACCACCCTGCACGGCCACCGGCTCATGGGGCTGGCCGCGCGCGAGGGCGATGCCGAAGCGGTGGGCGAGGCGCTGTTCCGCGCGCACTTCGCCGAGGGCCGCAACCTGGCCGATCCCGGGGTGCTGGTTGCGGCCGGCGCCGCGGGCGGCCTCGCGGAAGCGCGCGTGCGCGCGATGCTGGATTCCGACGAGGGCGTGGCCGAGGTGCAGGCCGCGCTGGCCCGCGCGCAGGCGATGGGGATCCGCGCGGTGCCGACCTTCGTCGTCGACGGCCAGCACGGCATCCAGGGCGCGCACCCGCCGGAGGCCCTGGCCGAGGCGCTGCGCAAACTTGCGCCGCCGCCGGCATCGGGCGACGGTGCGGCCTGCGGGCCCGACGGCTGCGAGGCCTGA
- a CDS encoding DUF2339 domain-containing protein, translating into MESMLMLLGLAVLSLPVLLVVALVGLGDLKRRVAELEAALARVQTPSVQAQAKPGTAPLPAAWLDAAAMSPPSPRSGSTPEPRPTPTPTQTPATVSASRAPSPAPARRVEPIAAEARRAPASPPPFDRLANAVRRWFTEGNVPVKVGVLVLLAGVAALLRYASNQGWLTLPIGLRLAAIAAAALMALAFAWRKRSSHRSFALAVQGGAIGVLLLVVYAAFKLYAMLPAGAAFAISVVLVAALGALAVLQGSRTLAVLGILAGFMAPIWLSSGSGNHVVLFSYYALLNAAIFAIAWLRPWRELNLLGWIFTWGIGVAWGVLAYEPSKFATTQPFLLLFFAFYLLLPILYARRRPPGRRDVVDGCLLFGTPLIAFSLQAALLEGERTQLALCAVALAAIYAALAWWQRRGPHAVLAEAYVLLAGGFATLAVPLALSARATAAVFAVEGAALVWLGLRTGRGLPRWIGTCLQLAAAVSFSIGVAGHVHDAPVLANARFTGALLLAMAGFASAWWYRGAGRTPAALAFYLWGLAWWLGNAVQEVDAHVASGLRADVLLVAVALTTLLAAEAHRWRPAPALVLTVLGAFVLAAPLAILQMDAHGQPFAGWGAAAWLAFAACGVRSLACLRTDGGQPAAWSQFAWWLLWALVGSLSAWELARDMALGGGWRLALPALPWLALLALGQFRWRRLRWPLGPGFDAMHPAFMATCLALVGVGWLRALRDAGDSAPLPWLPLVNPLDLVQLAALGLFARWLWSSQAPAFARRRVALLSSAGFLLVTCITLRAVHHWGGVPWGEGLWSTSLAQTALTVVWSVLGVAGWIGGSRRGQRVLWLAGAVLMAVVLAKLVLVDRQHLGDLLGIGSFIAYGLLCTLVGWFAPAPPRAPPGAAGS; encoded by the coding sequence ATGGAATCGATGCTGATGCTGTTGGGGCTGGCGGTGCTCTCGTTGCCGGTGCTGCTGGTGGTGGCGCTGGTGGGCCTGGGGGACCTGAAGCGGCGGGTGGCTGAACTCGAGGCGGCGCTGGCGCGCGTCCAGACGCCGTCGGTGCAGGCGCAGGCGAAGCCGGGCACCGCACCGCTGCCGGCCGCGTGGTTGGACGCGGCTGCGATGTCACCGCCGTCGCCGAGGTCCGGGTCGACGCCGGAGCCGAGACCGACGCCGACGCCGACGCAGACACCAGCAACGGTTTCGGCATCACGCGCGCCTTCACCCGCACCCGCGCGCCGCGTCGAACCGATCGCGGCGGAAGCGCGACGTGCCCCCGCGTCTCCGCCTCCTTTCGACCGCCTGGCGAACGCGGTGCGCCGCTGGTTCACCGAGGGCAACGTGCCGGTCAAGGTGGGCGTGTTGGTCCTGCTGGCCGGCGTCGCCGCGCTGCTGCGATATGCCAGCAACCAGGGCTGGCTGACTTTGCCCATCGGCCTGCGCCTTGCGGCCATTGCCGCGGCGGCACTGATGGCGCTGGCCTTTGCGTGGCGCAAGCGCAGCAGCCACCGCAGCTTCGCATTGGCGGTGCAGGGCGGGGCGATCGGCGTACTGCTGCTGGTGGTGTACGCGGCCTTCAAGCTGTACGCCATGCTGCCGGCAGGCGCGGCGTTCGCGATCAGCGTGGTCCTGGTGGCGGCGCTGGGCGCGCTGGCCGTGCTGCAGGGTTCGCGCACGCTGGCGGTGCTCGGGATCCTCGCTGGCTTCATGGCGCCGATCTGGCTGTCGTCGGGCAGCGGCAACCACGTGGTGCTGTTCTCGTACTACGCCCTGCTCAACGCGGCGATCTTCGCCATCGCCTGGCTGCGGCCCTGGCGCGAGCTCAACCTGCTGGGTTGGATCTTCACCTGGGGCATCGGGGTCGCCTGGGGCGTGCTGGCCTATGAGCCGTCCAAGTTCGCCACCACGCAGCCCTTCCTGCTGCTGTTCTTCGCCTTCTACCTGCTGCTGCCGATCCTCTACGCCCGACGCAGGCCGCCGGGCCGGCGCGACGTGGTCGACGGCTGCCTGCTGTTCGGCACCCCGCTGATCGCCTTCAGCCTGCAGGCGGCGCTGCTCGAAGGGGAGCGCACGCAGCTGGCACTGTGCGCCGTGGCGCTGGCCGCGATCTATGCCGCGCTGGCCTGGTGGCAGCGGCGGGGCCCGCACGCGGTGCTTGCCGAGGCCTACGTCCTGCTTGCAGGCGGCTTCGCGACGCTGGCCGTGCCGCTGGCGCTGTCGGCGCGTGCGACCGCGGCGGTGTTCGCGGTCGAGGGCGCCGCGCTGGTGTGGCTGGGGCTACGCACCGGGCGGGGTCTGCCGCGCTGGATCGGCACCTGCCTGCAGCTGGCTGCGGCCGTGTCGTTCTCCATCGGTGTGGCGGGGCATGTGCACGATGCGCCCGTGCTTGCCAACGCAAGGTTCACCGGCGCGCTGCTGCTGGCGATGGCGGGCTTCGCCAGCGCGTGGTGGTATCGCGGGGCGGGGCGGACACCGGCTGCGCTGGCGTTCTACCTCTGGGGCCTGGCCTGGTGGCTCGGCAACGCCGTGCAGGAAGTCGACGCTCACGTCGCCAGCGGCCTCCGCGCCGACGTGCTGCTGGTCGCGGTCGCGCTCACCACCCTGCTTGCAGCGGAAGCGCATCGCTGGCGCCCGGCTCCGGCGCTGGTGCTGACGGTGCTCGGTGCCTTCGTACTGGCGGCGCCGCTGGCGATCCTGCAGATGGATGCCCATGGCCAGCCGTTCGCGGGCTGGGGCGCGGCGGCCTGGCTGGCGTTCGCTGCTTGCGGTGTGCGCAGCCTCGCCTGCCTCCGGACGGACGGCGGACAACCGGCAGCCTGGAGCCAGTTCGCCTGGTGGCTGCTGTGGGCGCTGGTGGGTTCGCTGTCCGCGTGGGAGCTCGCGCGCGACATGGCGCTTGGCGGAGGCTGGCGCTTGGCATTGCCCGCGCTGCCATGGCTTGCGCTGCTGGCCCTGGGGCAATTCCGCTGGCGCCGGTTGCGATGGCCGCTGGGCCCAGGGTTCGACGCCATGCACCCGGCGTTCATGGCGACCTGCCTGGCCCTGGTCGGCGTCGGCTGGCTGCGCGCGCTGCGCGATGCCGGCGACAGCGCGCCCCTGCCATGGCTGCCCCTGGTCAATCCCCTGGATCTCGTCCAGCTCGCGGCGCTGGGGCTGTTCGCCCGCTGGCTGTGGTCGTCGCAGGCGCCGGCGTTCGCCCGGCGGCGGGTGGCGCTGCTGTCGTCGGCCGGATTCCTGCTGGTCACGTGCATCACCCTGCGCGCGGTGCACCACTGGGGCGGCGTGCCGTGGGGCGAGGGCCTCTGGTCGACCAGCCTGGCGCAGACCGCGCTGACCGTGGTCTGGAGCGTGCTTGGCGTGGCCGGCTGGATCGGCGGTTCACGCCGGGGGCAGCGCGTGCTGTGGCTGGCCGGCGCGGTGCTGATGGCGGTGGTGCTGGCCAAGCTCGTGCTGGTCGACCGCCAGCACCTGGGCGATCTGCTCGGCATCGGCTCGTTCATCGCCTATGGCCTGCTGTGCACGCTGGTGGGCTGGTTTGCGCCAGCGCCGCCGCGTGCGCCGCCGGGTGCCGCCGGTTCCTGA
- the gap gene encoding type I glyceraldehyde-3-phosphate dehydrogenase, producing the protein MAIKVGINGFGRIGRNVLRSAVENFGNDIEIVAINDLLEPDYLAYMLKYDSVHGRFDGDVSIDNGTLVVNGTRIRLTQERDPANLKWDEVGADVVIESTGLFLDKATAQKHLDAGAKKVILSAPSKDDTPMFVYGVNHEKYAGEAIVSNASCTTNCLAPIAKVLNDKWGIKRGLMTTVHAATASQKVVDGPSNKDWRGGRGILENIIPSSTGAAKAVGKVIPELNGKLTGMSFRIPTSDVSVVDLTVELEKGASYAEICAEMKAQSEGALKGILGYTEDKVVATDFRGDARTSIFDAEAGIQLDDTFVKLVAWYDNEWGYSNKCLELARVVAAK; encoded by the coding sequence ATGGCGATCAAGGTAGGCATCAACGGTTTCGGCCGCATCGGGCGCAACGTCCTGCGTTCGGCGGTGGAGAATTTCGGCAACGACATCGAGATCGTCGCCATCAACGACCTGCTGGAGCCGGACTACCTGGCCTACATGCTGAAGTACGACTCGGTGCACGGCCGCTTCGACGGTGACGTCTCGATCGACAACGGCACACTGGTGGTCAACGGCACGCGCATCCGCCTGACCCAGGAGCGTGATCCGGCCAACCTGAAGTGGGACGAGGTCGGCGCCGACGTCGTCATCGAGTCCACCGGCCTGTTCCTCGACAAGGCCACCGCGCAGAAGCATCTGGACGCCGGCGCGAAGAAGGTGATCCTGTCGGCGCCGTCGAAGGACGACACGCCGATGTTCGTCTACGGCGTGAACCACGAAAAGTATGCCGGCGAGGCGATCGTCTCCAACGCGTCGTGCACCACGAACTGCCTGGCGCCGATCGCCAAGGTGCTCAACGACAAGTGGGGCATCAAGCGCGGCCTGATGACCACCGTGCACGCCGCCACGGCCAGCCAGAAGGTGGTCGACGGCCCGTCCAACAAGGACTGGCGCGGCGGCCGCGGCATCCTCGAGAACATCATCCCGTCGTCCACCGGCGCGGCCAAGGCCGTGGGCAAGGTGATTCCGGAGCTCAATGGCAAGCTGACCGGCATGAGCTTCCGCATCCCGACGTCCGACGTCTCGGTGGTCGACCTGACGGTCGAGCTCGAGAAGGGCGCGAGCTACGCCGAGATCTGCGCGGAGATGAAGGCGCAGTCGGAAGGCGCGCTGAAGGGCATCCTCGGCTACACCGAGGACAAGGTCGTCGCCACCGACTTCCGCGGCGACGCACGCACCTCGATCTTCGACGCCGAGGCCGGCATCCAGCTCGACGACACCTTCGTCAAGCTGGTGGCCTGGTACGACAACGAGTGGGGCTACTCCAACAAGTGCCTGGAGCTCGCCCGCGTGGTGGCCGCGAAGTAA
- a CDS encoding OmpW family outer membrane protein: MLRKTLPLLALAIAGVLAAPAALAQSAGDWTVAIGAHQVNPDSDNGALAGGTLPLDIGSSTRPTIAFEYFVRDNLGLEVLAALPFQHEIAIEGLGRVGSTKHLPPTVSLQYHFNSQGKVSPLLGVGLNYTTFFSEETRGPLQGSKLELEDSFGLALHAGVDFKVGQKGAIRVDVRWMDIDSDVKLDGAKLGSAKIDPLVYGAAYVLRF, translated from the coding sequence ATGCTCCGCAAGACCCTCCCCCTGCTCGCCCTGGCCATCGCCGGCGTCCTCGCCGCGCCCGCCGCCCTCGCCCAGTCCGCAGGCGACTGGACGGTCGCGATCGGCGCCCACCAGGTCAACCCGGACTCCGACAACGGCGCCCTGGCCGGCGGCACCCTGCCCCTCGACATCGGCTCCAGCACCCGCCCGACCATCGCGTTCGAGTACTTCGTGCGCGACAACCTCGGCCTGGAAGTGCTGGCCGCGCTGCCGTTCCAGCACGAGATCGCCATCGAGGGCCTGGGCCGCGTCGGCAGCACGAAGCACCTGCCGCCGACGGTGAGCCTGCAGTACCACTTCAACAGCCAGGGCAAGGTTTCGCCGCTGCTGGGCGTGGGCCTGAACTACACCACCTTCTTCAGCGAAGAGACCCGCGGCCCGCTGCAGGGCTCGAAGCTCGAGCTCGAAGACTCGTTCGGCCTCGCGCTGCACGCCGGCGTGGACTTCAAGGTCGGCCAGAAGGGCGCGATCCGCGTCGACGTTCGCTGGATGGACATCGACAGCGACGTCAAGCTCGACGGCGCGAAGCTCGGCAGCGCGAAGATCGACCCGCTGGTCTACGGCGCGGCCTACGTCCTGCGCTTCTGA
- a CDS encoding S1/P1 nuclease, which translates to MRPNRDRPMTRFLPVLALACAFVAGDASAWSAEGHRIVAHIADAGLSPAARAEVERLLAGEADPTLAGVATWADELRDTDPDGLGKRSAKWHYINFDGRCGFEPPRDCKGNNCIVTQTNLLYRILADPTRDPADRAMALKFVVHFVGDLHQPMHASPRDDKGGNDYQVNLGGEGSNLHRIWDGTIIKRRDLAAEEYADVLLETPLPHDPTLSSDRPVLDWALESCQLVEDGKVYPADGVHVIDEAFLEARLPVAEQRLREAGVRLAQLLNHALAPPMQAR; encoded by the coding sequence ATGCGCCCGAACCGTGACCGCCCGATGACCCGTTTCCTCCCCGTCCTCGCCCTCGCCTGCGCGTTCGTCGCCGGCGACGCCTCCGCGTGGAGCGCGGAAGGCCACCGCATCGTCGCGCACATCGCCGATGCCGGCCTCAGCCCGGCCGCGCGCGCCGAGGTCGAGCGCCTGCTCGCCGGCGAAGCCGATCCGACCCTGGCCGGCGTGGCCACCTGGGCCGACGAGCTGCGCGACACCGATCCCGACGGCCTGGGCAAGCGTTCGGCCAAGTGGCACTACATCAATTTCGACGGCCGCTGCGGCTTCGAGCCGCCGCGCGACTGCAAGGGCAACAACTGCATCGTCACCCAGACCAACCTGCTCTACCGGATCCTTGCCGACCCCACGCGCGACCCGGCCGACCGTGCCATGGCGCTGAAGTTCGTGGTGCACTTCGTCGGCGACCTGCACCAGCCCATGCATGCCAGCCCGCGCGACGACAAGGGCGGCAACGACTACCAGGTGAACCTGGGCGGCGAAGGCAGCAACCTGCACCGCATCTGGGACGGCACGATCATCAAGCGCCGCGACCTCGCCGCCGAGGAATACGCCGACGTACTGCTCGAGACCCCGCTCCCGCACGATCCGACGCTCTCCTCCGATCGCCCCGTGCTCGACTGGGCGCTGGAGTCCTGCCAGCTGGTCGAGGACGGCAAGGTCTATCCGGCCGATGGCGTGCACGTGATCGACGAGGCCTTCCTCGAGGCCCGCCTGCCGGTGGCCGAGCAGCGCCTGCGCGAAGCCGGCGTGCGCCTGGCCCAGCTGCTGAACCACGCGCTGGCGCCGCCGATGCAGGCCCGCTAG
- the modA gene encoding molybdate ABC transporter substrate-binding protein encodes MPPIRRLVLAALAALTLLLGVAAGPARADDAPLTVFAAASLKESMDEAADAYRRATGQRVRVSYAASSALARQIAQGAPADVFIPADSDWMDELQARGLVDAETRTALLGNSLVLIAPATSATAPLALRTGVDLRPLLGQRGRIAMGMVDSVPAGRYAKAGFLSLGMWDALAPRVAGVENVRAALMLVARGEAPLGVVYDSDARAEPRVRVLATFPAGSHPGIVYPAARVSASRHARAAAFIDWLRTPPAQAIFARRGFRLL; translated from the coding sequence ATGCCCCCCATCCGCCGCCTGGTCCTCGCCGCACTCGCCGCGCTCACGCTCCTGCTGGGCGTCGCCGCCGGCCCGGCACGCGCCGACGACGCACCGTTGACGGTGTTTGCCGCGGCCAGCCTCAAGGAATCGATGGACGAGGCCGCCGACGCCTATCGCCGCGCGACCGGGCAGCGGGTTCGCGTCTCCTACGCGGCCAGCTCCGCGCTGGCGCGGCAGATCGCCCAGGGCGCCCCGGCCGACGTCTTCATCCCCGCCGACAGCGACTGGATGGACGAGCTGCAGGCCCGTGGCCTGGTGGACGCGGAGACCCGCACCGCGCTGCTCGGCAACAGCCTGGTGCTGATCGCCCCGGCCACTTCGGCGACGGCGCCGCTGGCGCTGCGCACAGGCGTCGACCTGCGGCCGCTCCTGGGCCAGCGTGGCCGCATCGCCATGGGCATGGTCGACAGCGTGCCCGCGGGCCGCTACGCGAAGGCAGGCTTCCTCTCGCTCGGCATGTGGGACGCGCTGGCGCCGCGCGTGGCCGGCGTCGAGAACGTACGCGCGGCGCTGATGCTGGTGGCCCGCGGCGAAGCACCGCTGGGCGTGGTCTACGACAGCGACGCGCGCGCCGAGCCGCGGGTGCGCGTGCTGGCCACCTTCCCGGCAGGCTCGCATCCCGGGATCGTCTATCCAGCGGCGCGCGTGAGCGCAAGCCGCCATGCGCGGGCCGCGGCCTTCATCGACTGGCTGCGGACGCCCCCGGCGCAGGCGATCTTCGCCCGCCGCGGCTTCAGGCTGCTCTGA
- the modB gene encoding molybdate ABC transporter permease subunit gives MPAFSPAEVTAIALSLKVACVAALASLPPGIAVAWLLARRRFPGKALLDALVHLPLVLPPVVVGYALLVLFGRQGAVGAFLAEHLGIRFAFHWIGAALASAIMGFPLMVRAIRLSIEAVDRRLEQAAATLGASPWRVFATVTLPLAWPGIVAGGVLAFAKALGEFGATITFVSNIPGETQTLSSAIYELMQVPGGEIGIWRLAAVAVAISLLALLASEWLVRRQQGRRDDGEDA, from the coding sequence ATGCCCGCCTTCAGCCCGGCCGAAGTCACGGCCATCGCGCTCAGCCTGAAAGTGGCCTGCGTGGCCGCGTTGGCCAGCCTGCCCCCCGGGATCGCCGTGGCCTGGCTGCTCGCGCGCCGGCGCTTCCCCGGCAAGGCGCTGCTCGACGCGCTGGTCCATTTGCCGCTGGTGCTGCCACCGGTGGTGGTCGGCTATGCCCTGCTGGTGCTCTTCGGGCGCCAGGGCGCCGTGGGTGCCTTCCTGGCCGAGCACCTGGGCATCCGCTTCGCTTTCCACTGGATCGGCGCGGCGCTGGCGAGCGCGATCATGGGCTTCCCGCTGATGGTGCGCGCGATCCGGCTGTCGATCGAGGCCGTCGACCGGCGCCTGGAGCAGGCGGCCGCGACCCTGGGCGCCAGTCCGTGGCGCGTCTTCGCCACGGTCACCCTGCCGCTGGCCTGGCCGGGCATCGTCGCCGGCGGCGTGCTCGCCTTCGCCAAGGCGCTGGGCGAGTTCGGCGCCACCATCACCTTCGTCTCCAACATCCCGGGCGAGACCCAGACGCTGTCCTCGGCGATCTACGAGCTGATGCAGGTGCCCGGCGGCGAGATCGGCATCTGGCGGCTGGCGGCGGTGGCCGTGGCGATCTCGCTGCTCGCGCTGCTGGCGTCGGAGTGGCTGGTGCGACGCCAGCAGGGCCGGCGCGATGACGGGGAGGACGCGTGA
- a CDS encoding ATP-binding cassette domain-containing protein, whose product MLSLDVQLRRGRFERRVTIEDPARVIALVGPSGAGKTTVLSAIAGLVKPRAGRIEVDGRVLFDSARGIDLPAHRRRVGYVFQDARLFPHLDVRGNLLYGRHAGSAEGPRFELDAVVALLGIGGLLGRRTANLSGGEAQRVAIGRALLSQPAILLFDEPLSALDHARREELIPWLQRVRDEVRLPMLYVSHHPDEVRRLAEAVHRLE is encoded by the coding sequence ATGCTGAGCCTCGACGTGCAGCTGCGTCGCGGGCGGTTCGAGCGTCGCGTGACGATCGAGGACCCCGCGCGGGTGATCGCCCTGGTCGGCCCGTCCGGTGCCGGCAAGACCACGGTGCTCAGTGCCATCGCCGGGCTGGTCAAGCCGCGCGCGGGACGCATCGAGGTCGACGGGCGTGTTCTGTTCGACAGCGCGCGCGGCATCGACTTGCCGGCGCACCGGCGCCGAGTCGGCTACGTGTTCCAGGACGCGCGGCTGTTCCCCCACCTGGACGTGCGCGGCAACCTGCTCTACGGCCGCCACGCCGGCAGCGCGGAGGGGCCGCGCTTCGAACTCGATGCGGTGGTCGCCCTGCTCGGCATCGGCGGGCTGCTGGGCCGACGCACCGCCAACCTGTCCGGCGGCGAAGCGCAGCGGGTGGCCATCGGCCGCGCGCTGCTCTCCCAGCCGGCCATCCTGCTGTTCGACGAGCCCCTGTCGGCCCTGGACCACGCGCGGCGCGAGGAGCTGATTCCCTGGCTGCAGCGCGTGCGCGACGAGGTCAGGCTGCCGATGCTCTACGTCAGCCACCACCCGGACGAGGTGCGCCGGCTGGCGGAAGCGGTCCACCGGCTGGAGTGA
- a CDS encoding PLP-dependent cysteine synthase family protein, whose amino-acid sequence MAQREWVARAIHTIEADFNRSADTHLIPMPLPGYPGIDVYLKDESSHPTGSLKHRLARSLFLYALANGWLREGRPVIEASSGSTAVSEAYFARLLGLPFIAVIPASTSPEKIAAIEFHGGRCHLVDTACALDAESQRVARESGGHFMDQFTYAERATDWRANNNIAESIFRQMAEEPHPVPAWIVCSPGTGGTAATLGRYARYRRHATRVLCVDPQESVFHDAYRAALAGEPWRGFTHPRGSRVEGIGRPRVEPSFIPSCVDGMLKVPDALALAAMRHVSATLGRRVGGSTGTNFVGVLHAARRMRDAGQDGSIVTILCDAGERYAHSYYDPAWYRANGIDTEGADAVIAAAVAGGTIGGLEPLGEA is encoded by the coding sequence ATGGCGCAGCGCGAGTGGGTGGCCCGCGCCATCCACACCATCGAGGCCGACTTCAACCGCTCGGCCGACACCCACCTGATCCCGATGCCGCTGCCCGGCTATCCGGGCATCGACGTCTACCTCAAGGACGAGTCCAGCCACCCGACCGGCAGCCTCAAGCACCGGCTGGCGCGCTCGCTGTTCCTGTACGCGCTGGCCAACGGCTGGCTGCGCGAGGGCCGTCCGGTGATCGAGGCCTCGAGCGGTTCCACCGCGGTGTCCGAGGCCTATTTCGCCCGCCTGCTCGGCCTGCCCTTCATCGCGGTGATCCCGGCCTCGACCTCGCCGGAAAAGATCGCCGCGATCGAGTTCCACGGCGGCCGCTGCCACCTGGTCGACACCGCCTGCGCGCTCGATGCCGAGTCGCAGCGCGTGGCGCGCGAGAGCGGCGGCCACTTCATGGACCAGTTCACCTATGCCGAGCGCGCGACCGACTGGCGCGCCAACAACAACATCGCCGAGTCGATCTTCCGGCAGATGGCCGAGGAGCCGCACCCGGTCCCGGCCTGGATCGTCTGCAGCCCGGGCACCGGCGGCACCGCGGCGACGCTGGGGCGCTATGCGCGCTACCGCCGCCATGCCACGCGGGTGCTGTGCGTGGATCCGCAGGAATCGGTGTTCCATGACGCCTACCGCGCCGCGCTCGCTGGCGAGCCGTGGCGCGGCTTCACCCATCCGCGTGGCTCGCGGGTCGAAGGCATCGGCCGCCCGCGGGTGGAGCCGAGCTTCATCCCCAGCTGCGTCGACGGCATGCTGAAGGTGCCCGACGCGCTGGCCCTGGCGGCGATGCGCCACGTCAGCGCAACGCTGGGCCGTCGCGTCGGCGGCTCGACCGGCACCAACTTCGTCGGCGTGCTGCACGCCGCGCGCCGCATGCGCGACGCCGGCCAGGACGGTTCGATCGTGACCATCCTCTGCGATGCGGGCGAGCGCTACGCCCACAGCTACTACGACCCGGCGTGGTACCGGGCGAACGGCATCGACACGGAGGGCGCCGACGCGGTGATCGCCGCCGCCGTCGCCGGTGGGACGATCGGGGGCCTGGAACCGCTCGGCGAAGCCTGA